The Argiope bruennichi chromosome 5, qqArgBrue1.1, whole genome shotgun sequence genome segment CTAATTGAATCGGAAATATACTGACGTAGAATGCGTACAATTTTTAGgtaaaattaatctttgaaaaaaaaaattgggggcttaaaaaaattctttatttgcattatttttgaagaGATGGGAAATAGGAATGCTGATATGTAAGAAAAAATTGTGTGAGGCATTTATCTGTAAATGATCAAAAGCTAATTAttgtaaaggaatttttattgtctttttaatttaacctcatttaaatttagtttaaaaaaattaaatacttatctCAGACATTTAGGCATGCTTTGTTCTCAAATCCACCATTACTAGAgtagaaaaataatgcaatagccttgaacttcatttttaatggtttgaaaatataatttgttctcATCGgcgtaaataataaaattataaagaaatgttctAGTCTCATGTTACTTTATTATCATTTAGGCAATTAAGAAAGGgctgcttttgaaattttaatcttaggTAAGTGATTAGTTTTAACGATGGGTTTATTATTTCTAACGATGATAAAGACATATTCCATTTTTCAGCAATCATATGAAAGCTTTGCAACGAGTAATAAATCGCGTCCTTGGTAAATACATCGTAATCATATCCAACCCTTATCTTCAAGGTTGTGCTCATCGCCTGCATAAGAATCCGGTGAATGATGAGGGATTTCATTTGCGATGATAATGTAAGGAACATTGTGAGGTCAAATATTGTACTTTTCTGATtcactgattaaatattttattttctaaaaatatttagaatatcgtTTAAAAATATAACCACTATTATAAATTTACCTAACTTTggaattcattgaaatataatcaGTTTCGTTATAGCACATGATTTTTtgatgtttattgaaaaaaaaatttaaagatatggTTTCCCTCCCCTTCACTGTAAAGATAGTGCTATTAAGTTTCCAACGAAAGCGGGGAATCTCGATAGGATTTAATTAATTACTCAATTGTAATTAGTTCAgagaagttatataaaatttattaaacttgtaTTTGTAACGAACCTTTTGGGTTTACCATGTTCATCatatcatagttttttttatatatttttgacctcaaaatattaattatctctGATTATTACGTTTCTActtcttaaactttttaattatcttcaaaGAAGGTCTGTTTGTTTTGACGTCATACAATCGGAGAAcctcaaaattttctttgttttgatatttctttagaTTGTTATCATCTATACTTATTCTTTGAAtcagttttctttatcataaataaattttatttagattatgcaaaaacattttctataagacTTTTAACGGTTTTGCTTCTAATGAATTCTTGGGTCCTAGTAATAACTAGCAGAATCGAAGTATTACTTTGTTTTACTATTGACATTGAATTATGATCtctaatagaattttttcttcttctttacagTCTCCAACGCACAAGGGAAACTTCCTGCAGGGCGGGAAATCATCTGTGAGCAATATCAACAACAATCAACACAATGCCAACCATCGAAGGAACTCTTGTAGTCCGCCTCTATCCAAGAATGTCTGCAACCAGCAACAACAGCAGCATGATATCCCCGCCAAGTCAAACGCCAACTCGGATTCTAGAAAGCTGGAGAGGAGTTGCAGTGAATCGGGCACGGACAGGCGAGTCGTACAGTCCAACTCGAGCCGCTACAAGACAGAACTTTGCAGGCCGTTCGAAGAGAATGGAACTTGCAAATATGGTGACAAGTGCCAATTCGCCCACGGGAGGAAGGAGCTGCGTACCTTGATCCGACACCCCAAGTACAAAACAGAACTCTGCCGTACCTTCCACACCACTGGCCTGTGTCCCTATGGTCCGAGATGCCACTTCATTCACAACAGCGAGCAGAACAAGAAGACGCTCCTGACGACTCTCACTGCACCCACATTGCCCAGGCAG includes the following:
- the LOC129968592 gene encoding mRNA decay activator protein ZFP36L2-like; amino-acid sequence: MTLMCIDRSQSPTHKGNFLQGGKSSVSNINNNQHNANHRRNSCSPPLSKNVCNQQQQQHDIPAKSNANSDSRKLERSCSESGTDRRVVQSNSSRYKTELCRPFEENGTCKYGDKCQFAHGRKELRTLIRHPKYKTELCRTFHTTGLCPYGPRCHFIHNSEQNKKTLLTTLTAPTLPRQEDPRPSLGSDGELSPPSSHGGSPTETKSFDDIFQQTTPLSPCFNNGFFNQDALLNFQRFIDFGGFDCKMDFYDSVNGFNDKFLSNNNNYHNGPVLDLHPVGPLTPTTPLDTNVGFFRLPIFDAFQKV